From the genome of Impatiens glandulifera chromosome 9, dImpGla2.1, whole genome shotgun sequence, one region includes:
- the LOC124916085 gene encoding uncharacterized protein LOC124916085, with protein MVNIVEESSNPSHTSTEHISHSSPQSNLQVKRKYNNDPLVIHPADHPGLTLTTTILTRETYYGWCLSLQLALSTKIKIGFIDGSFPRPVDPEDERQWGIVDSMVRAWMMNTIDVRLQRRFQSTKTSRDLWLEMKSRYEWNNGPRRYYLQKDIVILQQRKNDLEEYDSKVRLLWEEMMSLKPLRRCRCRGTKTDCDGCFLE; from the coding sequence ATGGTGAATATCGTTGAAGAATCAAGTAACCCTAGCCATACATCTACAGAGCATATCTCTCACTCCTCTCCTCAATCGAATCTTCAAGTGAAAAGGAAGTATAACAACGATCCTCTTGTGATTCATCCGGCGGATCATCCAGGACTTACACTTACGACGACAATTCTTACTAGAGAAACTTACTATGGGTGGTGCCTTAGCCTCCAACTCGCATTATCTACAAAAATCAAGATCGGCTTCATTGATGGATCTTTTCCAAGGCCAGTGGATCCTGAAGACGAAAGACAGTGGGGAATCGTTGACTCCATGGTCAGAGCATGGATGATGAATACGATCGATGTAAGGCTTCAAAGAAGGTTTCAGTCGACCAAGACCAGTCGTGATCTGTGGCTGGAAATGAAATCAAGATATGAATGGAACAACGGTCCGAGGAGATACTATTTGCAGAAAGATATCGTCATCCTAcaacaaagaaaaaatgatCTTGAAGAATACGATTCTAAGGTAAGACTTCTTTGGGAGGAAATGATGAGTTTAAAGCCACTTAGGAGATGTAGATGTAGAGGAACTAAGACAGATTGTGATGGATGCTTTCTTGAATAA